One part of the Anaerolineae bacterium genome encodes these proteins:
- a CDS encoding SGNH/GDSL hydrolase family protein, whose amino-acid sequence MKFELHHLFKYAGLILFGLFVGAAALEIGLRLIPAQTLNLLITRRPLRYQLYQIDPYVGWRLKPNATARYTLESEFDVQVQINAQGLHDVEHAYPKPPGVYRILILGDSFAEGLHVPVAAGFPQRLAGCLNEHYSQPIEVINSGTGYYASAEELFFLQYEGLRYEPDLVLVAFFVGNDINAYASRETEDGWFESLGGYLIELDETGRLKKTWVDWQHPSPYEPVPKLELFLRRYSKLYYVLSHRDSKIKEWLDDHGEAWLTNFGPFSSSQEEAAAESFQNDLDLMLYVSGFPDSPLTPPKLSQAWAILDEIFWQMQTTTAANNAALGVLLIPERAQAAERYYQEEYKKYASRYDLNTVDFNWDIAAPNKALTQLFTQKNIPTLDLLPVFRAYDTPTKPSLYFEQDAHFNQTGHQLTADTTCQWIIEHNFIVP is encoded by the coding sequence ATGAAATTTGAACTTCATCATCTCTTCAAGTATGCTGGCCTGATTCTGTTTGGGCTGTTCGTGGGCGCGGCAGCCCTGGAAATTGGCCTGCGTTTAATCCCTGCGCAAACCCTGAACCTGCTCATTACCCGCCGCCCGCTGCGGTATCAATTGTATCAAATTGATCCCTACGTCGGCTGGCGGCTCAAGCCCAATGCCACCGCCCGTTACACCTTAGAAAGTGAATTTGACGTGCAGGTGCAAATAAATGCGCAGGGGCTGCATGATGTTGAACATGCCTACCCAAAACCGCCGGGCGTGTATCGCATTTTGATTCTGGGCGACTCATTTGCCGAGGGTCTTCACGTGCCCGTTGCCGCCGGTTTTCCCCAACGGTTGGCGGGTTGTTTAAATGAACACTATTCCCAACCCATTGAGGTGATCAACAGCGGCACCGGCTATTACGCCAGCGCGGAAGAGTTGTTCTTTTTGCAATACGAAGGACTGCGCTACGAGCCGGACCTGGTGTTAGTGGCCTTTTTTGTGGGCAACGATATTAATGCCTACGCTTCCAGAGAAACAGAAGACGGCTGGTTTGAGTCGTTGGGGGGATATTTGATTGAGCTGGATGAAACCGGCCGGCTCAAAAAAACGTGGGTGGATTGGCAACACCCCAGCCCTTATGAGCCTGTGCCAAAACTTGAATTATTTCTGCGGCGTTACTCCAAACTTTATTATGTTTTGAGCCATCGGGATTCTAAAATCAAGGAGTGGCTCGACGATCATGGGGAGGCATGGCTGACTAATTTTGGGCCGTTTTCTTCATCCCAGGAAGAAGCAGCCGCCGAGTCTTTTCAAAACGATCTTGACCTGATGCTCTACGTTTCCGGTTTTCCCGATAGTCCCCTTACCCCGCCCAAACTCAGCCAGGCCTGGGCCATCCTTGATGAAATCTTTTGGCAAATGCAAACAACAACCGCGGCAAATAACGCCGCCCTGGGAGTATTGCTCATCCCGGAACGGGCGCAAGCGGCGGAACGTTATTATCAAGAAGAATACAAAAAGTATGCCTCCCGGTATGATCTTAACACCGTTGACTTTAACTGGGACATTGCCGCGCCAAACAAGGCGCTAACTCAACTTTTTACCCAAAAAAACATCCCTACCCTGGACCTGCTGCCCGTGTTCAGGGCCTACGACACCCCCACTAAACCCTCTCTTTACTTTGAGCAGGACGCCCACTTCAACCAAACCGGCCACCAACTGACCGCAGACACCACCTGCCAATGGATCATAGAGCATAACTTTATCGTCCCGTAA
- a CDS encoding MBOAT family protein — translation MLFNSIEFLIFFPLVVAVYFATPHRYRWLWLLAASYYFYMSWKAEYLILIVVSTLIGYFTGLRMGKIPEKSNRKKLLILSLCANLGILFAFKYFNFFNDSLRAIFNQLNLFYNVPVFQVLLPVGISFYTFQILSYSLDVYRGHKEPEKHLGIFALYVAFFPQLVAGPIERSTRLLPQFFEHHHFNYQRAADGVRLMAWGFFKKIVIADRLALIVNDVYNHPTEYTGMPLIIATYFFAFQIYCDFSGYSDIAIGAAKVMGFDLMQNFNRPYFAKSIREFWQRWHISLSSWFRDYVYIPLGGNRVTQGRWYFNLMVVFLLSSLWHGAAWTFVVWGGLHGLYLLVSIWTAGLQAGLEKFLRLDRAPLLQKLIRVGLTFNLVSFAWIFFRANSIADAFYIVRHLLVGLELKTNYGLAGGFYGYIFGLVMIIFLLAVQVGQRRGSIRQSLALSPVWLRWAVYYVFIFTIFTFGYFGTTEFIYFQF, via the coding sequence GTGTTATTCAATTCGATTGAATTTTTAATTTTCTTTCCCCTGGTGGTGGCGGTTTATTTTGCCACGCCGCATCGTTATCGCTGGTTGTGGCTGCTGGCGGCCAGTTATTATTTTTACATGAGCTGGAAAGCCGAGTACCTCATCCTGATTGTTGTTTCCACCTTGATTGGCTATTTTACCGGCCTGCGCATGGGGAAAATCCCTGAAAAGTCAAACCGCAAAAAACTCTTAATTCTCAGTCTTTGCGCTAACCTGGGCATTTTATTTGCCTTCAAATATTTCAACTTTTTTAACGACTCTTTGCGGGCGATCTTTAATCAGTTGAATCTTTTTTACAATGTGCCCGTGTTCCAGGTGCTGCTGCCGGTGGGCATCTCCTTTTATACCTTTCAAATTCTCAGTTACTCCCTTGACGTTTACCGGGGCCATAAAGAGCCGGAAAAACACCTGGGCATTTTTGCCCTCTACGTGGCCTTTTTCCCGCAACTGGTGGCCGGCCCCATTGAGCGCTCCACCCGCTTGCTGCCCCAATTTTTTGAACATCATCACTTTAATTATCAGCGGGCGGCGGACGGAGTGCGCCTGATGGCCTGGGGCTTTTTCAAAAAAATCGTTATTGCCGATAGATTGGCCCTGATTGTCAACGATGTGTACAACCACCCCACTGAATACACGGGTATGCCCCTGATTATTGCCACCTATTTTTTCGCCTTCCAGATTTACTGCGATTTTTCCGGCTACTCTGATATTGCCATCGGCGCGGCCAAAGTGATGGGCTTTGATTTGATGCAAAATTTCAATCGGCCCTATTTTGCCAAATCCATCCGAGAATTCTGGCAGCGCTGGCACATTTCACTGTCCAGTTGGTTCAGGGATTACGTTTATATTCCCCTGGGGGGAAATCGAGTGACCCAAGGGCGTTGGTATTTTAACCTCATGGTCGTTTTTTTATTGAGCAGCCTCTGGCATGGCGCGGCCTGGACGTTTGTGGTGTGGGGCGGCTTGCACGGCCTGTATCTGCTAGTTTCTATTTGGACCGCCGGCCTCCAGGCGGGCCTGGAAAAGTTTTTGCGGCTTGACCGCGCCCCTCTACTTCAAAAACTCATCCGGGTGGGGCTAACGTTCAACCTGGTTTCCTTTGCCTGGATCTTCTTCCGGGCCAACTCCATCGCCGACGCTTTTTACATTGTCCGTCATTTGTTGGTGGGACTGGAATTAAAGACCAATTATGGACTGGCCGGAGGTTTTTATGGTTACATTTTTGGGCTGGTCATGATTATCTTCTTGCTGGCGGTGCAAGTGGGGCAGCGACGGGGTAGCATCAGACAATCCCTGGCCCTCAGCCCCGTTTGGCTAAGATGGGCGGTTTATTACGTATTTATTTTTACCATTTTCACCTTTGGCTATTTTGGCACAACCGAGTTTATTTATTTTCAATTCTGA
- a CDS encoding HAMP domain-containing histidine kinase, translated as MTETTPDLKRVVVQQGATDAEPLFEVYHLSHDLRGPLNSILGFTELLLEEIEGPLTDIQQEDISAINQSAQNLLRLINNMVDLSKVDAGRLEINTEDVSLHQICRCIMATDSDWPKPDQIELTVDLPETLPLLQADSSRVEQMLGELLGLAFRLKGMGEVIVTANSNGQEVTVGVSVPGVVVLGQELEEYFRLIIKTDAAGRSQLGPGGLGLPLVRRLAEKHKGRVWAEEQAGAGIIFYLSLPAAQGTSRA; from the coding sequence ATGACAGAAACTACGCCCGACCTTAAAAGAGTGGTGGTGCAACAGGGCGCCACAGACGCTGAACCGTTATTTGAAGTGTATCATCTTTCGCACGATCTGCGCGGGCCTCTCAATTCCATCTTGGGTTTTACCGAATTGTTATTGGAGGAAATTGAAGGGCCGTTAACGGATATTCAGCAAGAAGATATTTCGGCCATCAACCAAAGCGCCCAGAATCTTTTGCGCTTGATCAACAACATGGTTGATTTGAGTAAAGTGGATGCCGGCCGCCTGGAAATCAATACCGAGGATGTGTCGTTACATCAAATCTGCCGTTGTATCATGGCCACTGATTCTGACTGGCCTAAACCCGATCAGATTGAGCTAACAGTTGACCTGCCGGAAACGCTGCCCTTATTGCAAGCAGATAGCAGCCGGGTAGAACAGATGTTGGGCGAGTTACTCGGCCTGGCCTTTCGGCTGAAGGGGATGGGAGAAGTAATTGTTACGGCAAACAGTAATGGCCAAGAGGTGACCGTGGGGGTATCTGTGCCGGGGGTAGTTGTTTTGGGCCAGGAGTTGGAAGAATATTTTCGGCTTATTATCAAAACGGATGCGGCGGGTCGCAGCCAGTTGGGGCCAGGCGGGCTTGGCTTGCCTCTGGTCCGGCGTTTGGCCGAAAAGCACAAGGGCCGGGTTTGGGCCGAAGAGCAGGCCGGGGCAGGAATTATCTTTTACTTGAGCTTGCCGGCGGCTCAAGGAACAAGCCGGGCTTAG
- a CDS encoding helix-turn-helix transcriptional regulator, producing MIEGKYAPLFAYLQQQPDSGLLELSFAEVEEILGKPLPSRAYTTRAWWSNTQTAQGRAWQEAKWLIDDIDFETKCVVFRPTRISYRVTPARKSPEWTGEQIKALREFAGWTQQELADRLSVRQQTVSDWELGIHTSHRSTAKLLQMIAENIGYLYKVDTNETKD from the coding sequence ATGATTGAAGGCAAGTATGCCCCCCTTTTTGCATACCTGCAACAGCAGCCGGATTCCGGCTTGCTGGAGTTGAGCTTTGCCGAAGTGGAGGAAATTCTGGGCAAACCTTTGCCGTCCCGGGCCTACACCACCCGCGCTTGGTGGTCGAATACCCAAACGGCCCAGGGGCGCGCCTGGCAAGAGGCCAAATGGCTGATTGATGATATTGACTTTGAAACCAAGTGCGTTGTCTTTCGCCCGACCCGGATCTCTTACCGGGTGACGCCGGCGCGGAAATCGCCGGAATGGACGGGGGAGCAAATCAAGGCGTTACGCGAATTTGCCGGATGGACCCAGCAAGAACTGGCCGACCGTTTGAGCGTGCGCCAACAAACCGTCAGCGATTGGGAATTGGGTATTCATACTTCTCATCGCTCCACGGCCAAACTGCTGCAAATGATTGCGGAGAATATTGGTTATCTCTATAAGGTAGATACGAACGAAACAAAAGATTGA